A stretch of Candidatus Binatia bacterium DNA encodes these proteins:
- a CDS encoding DNA-3-methyladenine glycosylase I yields the protein MTRLPGLVRDEDGTSRCWWGASSPDYVAYHDAEWGFPVTDDVRLFEKICLEGFQAGLSWILILRRREYFRTAFADFDYDKVVRFDKRRVDRLVKDPGIIRHRGKIESTINNAKRARELTREFGSLAAYFWSFEPPAKDRPKRLTRRYLSENPHSPASAALSKDLRKRGWTFVGPTTLYAFMQAMGLVNDHLPGCAAHEPAERARARLRRPT from the coding sequence ATGACCCGGCTCCCAGGACTGGTTCGTGACGAGGACGGCACGAGCCGCTGCTGGTGGGGCGCCTCCTCGCCCGATTACGTCGCGTATCACGACGCCGAGTGGGGCTTCCCGGTGACCGACGACGTCCGGCTCTTCGAGAAGATCTGCCTCGAGGGATTTCAGGCGGGACTCAGCTGGATCCTCATCCTTCGCCGCCGCGAGTACTTCCGAACCGCGTTCGCCGACTTCGACTACGACAAGGTCGTGCGCTTCGACAAGCGGCGTGTCGACCGGCTCGTGAAGGACCCCGGGATCATCCGGCACCGCGGCAAGATCGAATCGACGATCAATAACGCCAAGCGGGCCCGCGAACTGACCCGCGAATTCGGATCACTCGCGGCCTACTTCTGGAGCTTCGAGCCGCCGGCAAAAGATCGACCAAAGCGGCTGACTCGCCGCTACCTCTCCGAGAACCCCCACTCACCCGCGTCCGCTGCGCTCAGCAAGGATCTGCGCAAGCGAGGTTGGACCTTCGTCGGCCCCACGACGCTCTATGCCTTCATGCAGGCGATGGGGCTGGTGAACGATCACCTGCCGGGGTGCGCCGCACACGAGCCGGCGGAGCGGGCGCGCGCCCGACTCCGCCGTCCCACGTAA